In Dioscorea cayenensis subsp. rotundata cultivar TDr96_F1 chromosome 11, TDr96_F1_v2_PseudoChromosome.rev07_lg8_w22 25.fasta, whole genome shotgun sequence, a single genomic region encodes these proteins:
- the LOC120272166 gene encoding MAG2-interacting protein 2 isoform X3: MESVKEEKVEEVLYEIRHHARRSVTPDSSQDSVSVVSTGGFRSYLSLQGLKQFRKKLGGYKKPRTLKRRFSLFVSPGGEHVAVAVGNQIIILQKDDDYMEPCGIFVSNDLQTTFINGSWLEPCGILGVTDEASNLYFIKSNGDEISKSCRSQLKLKSPIKGLIFPSNIKLEKSPLIGFIFTEDGLFCHVDVTQQPSARNYPVSASSNQLTKKQLPHNVSCLDFHPDLSLVALVGASSVSVNSNDSAGSYSLYLMLITANFEAELMFCSPHFEGLFSPSEDHIYPIASPKVTISMKGKYVATLSLSGCVDIFDMDIDQYSLSLHLSGGQYPDMSNNLLLEQKKYLTDVINLSWWNDHFLILVKKNGRITMYDVSAGRGVSENDLDVSMPLTERVKSYEGYVFLLDATSSGRKICNMDTPDDLNVNSENDNQLDTGKWSWSLMSFLSRSVPEMFMIFISNKNYIAALEFASRHGLDKDEVFKAQWLDSDHGTKAISMFLSKIKDQAFVLSECASKVGSTEEITKALLSYGLHITDQYKFLDTTDNECNLIWDFRLIRLKLLQYRDSLETFVGINMGRFLAQEYVKFRALPLTESAISLAESGKIGALNLLFKRHPYSLSSRILDILSAIPETVPVQTYGQLLPGRSPPNTFALREDDWLECQKMVEYMNQMTASSDIFPTEIILKHSRGFLWPSANELTEWYKKRARDIDNLSGQLDNGLSLVEVACRKGITELQKFCEMISYLHQLIYSDEIHETLSMSLGTWEQLSDYEKFRVMLKGVQEDNVVERLRKRAIPFMCDQFTFQTWDSECEVREHTVKDYEQGDSFLVRWLKEVAAENKLDICLSVFENACGDSPIAGLFKDVSELIETTLQCIYLCSLTDQWNIMASILSKLPRKTLRDKSANDDKELSPKHVDKLEKRIKIAEGHVEVGRLLVYYQVPKPISFFPIAQSDEKNVKQLLHLILSKFGRRQPGRSDHDWANMWRDMQCFQEKAFPFLDVEYMLIEFIRGLLKAGKFSLARNYLKGTGTVILDSEKTENLVIQAAREYFFSASSLACIEIWKAKECLNLLPNNKNVQAESDLIDVLTIRLPNLGVTILPMQFRQIRNPMEIINMAIASQNGVYLNVDELIEIAKLLGLRSIDDIASVEEAIAREAAVAGDLQLAFDLCIALAKKGHGPVWDLCAAIARGPDLDNMDLSSRKKLLGFSLSHCDEESVGELLNAWKEVDLQSQCERLMISTQTCPPNFSVQGSSIVSLPVHSTQDIFDLRASSELLNSPTHKCQADDQFNYQNVEHILSQVSKNSFREDGISLDSVLRENRKILAFSALELPWLQELSGNAKYCEKAIPGEQIPFGKNYISTRAQALVTILYWLAENDFAPKDDLIVSLSKAVMEPPVTDEEDVLGCSFLLNLADAFHGVAIIEEQLNRREVHHEVYSIMNIGMIFSSLHNSCAGCSNPDQRRKLLLHKFQESHVPLRSDGLDQIDQAQSTFWREWIIKLEEQKRLADQARTLEQLIPGVETARFLAGDIKYIKSAIFSFVDSVKLDKRHILKDAVMLADKFGLNRSEVLLRFFGCALVSYHWENDDILAEISEFREDIVTCAKDVIDMISSVVYPEIEGQNKVRLSYIYSILSACYLRLRRTEDPAMLALLDQGHKHMLEAFQFYKILEQECQKVFFINALNFKNIADLSDLNFEHFNQEIVNNIHESTVEPLANMVRVLVGIYNDSSEKGLISWQDVYKHHVIGLLASLESKTASRSDCVDPGELHTLIGEIALSYDSCKKYIRALSESDALNILGRYCTLSIPCSFSGSLKNESMWKSCLIMLLNFWVKMIDDIVGGENNEVPCEKPAYFGVKHLSRSLKVFKRLVTEGEISANHGWCTVSSYCKSILACGLSADVSVFCQAMVFSGCGFNSVAEVYYDTELTSTNLSSDDKGTQLIDLYINLLSRVLLDLSRGVSEHQKLHLLLSSLSRFGGKYIEDLKKTRHAVWEKLSVFSDNMQLESHVRVYTLELMQSVTGQNLKSLPTELVSQVEPWDAWDGSFWKKDSVSTEQGDNAPRSITSNLVALRSTQLAVTISPNIKISPEDLLTLESAVSCFLHISQFATSLDDLHVLQSVLEEWGELFSSKSEKEKTSESLEELNNWSSDDWDEGWEDLPEEPIQSEGKQEGSVCVQPLHKCWMEILRRLVGLSRLDAVLKLLDRSLSKRDGTLLDEDDTQCLLQLVLEIDCFTALKVVLLLPYEVPRIHCLHLIEAKLKDESISMVSAADDGECLMLIAYSGVLRDITNNPAFKKVFSFVCYSVGRIARLCQEDLLRRNGDGNKATLNQSLLFARVVFPSFVSELIKARQYLLAGTFVSQWMHLPTSLTLINIIEASLRKYLEGEALQAHASKVHEPGQSEMNSYGSLVCTVSCLRDKLSTLVQSALSALQTDIVR; this comes from the exons AACTATCCTGTTTCCGCTTCAAGCAATCAGTTAACGAAGAAGCAACTTCCACATAATGTGTCATGCCTGGATTTCCATCCAGATCTCTCTTTGGTGGCCCTTGTTGGTGCTTCAAGTGTTTCAGTGAATTCCAATGATTCTGCTG gGTCATATTCGCTCTATCTGATGCTCATAACCGCGAATTTTGAGGCAGAACTGATGTTCTGTAGCCCTCATTTTGAAGGCTTATTTTCTCCTTCGGAAGATCATATATATCCTATCGCATCTCCGAAAGTGACAATATCAATGAAGGGAAAATATGTCGCTACGCTGTCTTTGTCTGGATGTGTTGATATATTTGACATGGATATTGACCAATATTCTCTTTCACTTCATTTGTCTGGGGGGCAGTATCCGGACATGTCCAACAACTTGCTACTTGAACAAAAGAAATACCTAACTGATGTTATCAATCTCAGTTGGTGGAATGATCATTTTCTCATTCTTGTGAAGAAGAATGGCAGAATAACTATGTATGATGTTTCTGCTGGCAGAGGAGTTTCAGAAAATGATCTAGACGTTTCTATGCCTCTCACTGAGAGAGTCAAGAGTTATGAAGGATATGTTTTTCTGTTGGATGCTACATCATCAGGGAGGAAAATCTGTAACATGGATACACCGGATGATCTGAATGTCAATTCGGAGAATGACAACCAACTAGATACTGGTAAATGGTCCTGGAGTTTGATGTCATTTTTGAGTAGATCTGTCCCAGAGATGTTTATGATATTTATcagtaataaaaattacatagcTGCTTTGGAATTTGCTAGTCGTCACGGACTTGACAAAGATGAAGTTTTTAAAGCACAATGGTTAGATTCTGATCATGGAACTAAGGCAATAAGTATGTTCCTATCAAAAATTAAGGACCAGGCTTTTGTGCTCTCAGAATGTGCAAGTAAAGTTGGGTCAACTGAAGAAATTACGAAGGCTTTACTTTCTTATGGTCTTCACATCACTGACCAATATAAGTTTTTAGACACAACTGATAATGAATGCAATCTTATTTGGGATTTCCGCCTGATTCGGCTCAAGTTGTTGCAATATAGGGACAGTTTGGAGACCTTTGTGGGTATAAATATGGGAAG GTTTTTAGCGCAAGAATATGTCAAGTTCCGTGCTTTGCCTCTTACAGAATCTGCTATATCTCTTGCTGAAAGTGGCAAAATTGGGGCCCTTAATTTGCTTTTCAAGCGGCACCCATACTCGCTGTCCTCTAGGATTCTTGATATTTTGTCAGCTATCCCTGAGACAGTCCCTGTTCAAACTTATGGTCAGCTCCTACCAGGGAGATCCCCTCCGAACACCTTTGCTCTACGGGAAGATGATTGGTTGGAATGCCAGAAGATGGTAGAATACATGAATCAAATGACTGCGAGCTCTGACATTTTTCCTACTGAAATTATTCTTAAGCATTCCAGGGGCTTTTTATGGCCATCAGCGAACGAACTTACTGAATGGTATAAGAAAAGAGCCAGGGATATTGATAACCTAAGTGGGCAGCTAGACAACGGCCTTTCTTTGGTGGAAGTTGCCTGCCGCAAGGGTATCACAGAATTGCAAAAGTTCTGTGAGATGATCTCGTACCTGCATCAGCTAATCTACTCTGATGAAATTCATGAAACTTTAAGTATGAGTCTTGGTACATGGGAACAATTGTCGGACTATGAGAAGTTCAGGGTGATGCTTAAGGGAGTTCAAGAGGACAATGTAGTAGAGAGATTACGGAAAAGGGCTATCCCATTTATGTGTGATCAGTTTACCTTTCAAACTTGGGATTCAGAATGTGAGGTGAGGGAGCACACGGTGAAGGATTACGAGCAAGGAGACTCCTTCCTTGTTAGATGGTTAAAGGAAGTTGCTGCAGAAAATAAATTAGACATATGCTTGTCAGTTTTTGAAAATGCTTGTGGGGATTCACCAATTGCTGGCCTCTTCAAGGATGTGAGTGAACTAATAGAAACTACACTACAGTGCATATATTTGTGCTCGCTTACAGATCAGTGGAATATAATGGCATCGATCTTATCCAAGCTTCCTCGAAAAACACTTAGGGACAAATCAGCTAATGATGATAAGGAACTTAGTCCAAAGCATG TTGATAAGTTGgagaagagaataaaaatagcAGAAGGCCATGTTGAAGTGGGGAGGCTGTTGGTTTACTATCAG GTTCCGAAGCCAATAAGCTTCTTTCCTATTGCTCAATCTGATGAAAAGAATGTAAAACAGCTTCTACATCTTATTCTTTCCAAATTTGGCCGCCGGCAGCCGGGTAGATCTGATCATGATTGGGCTAACATGTGGCGTGACATGCAATGTTTCCAAGAGAAGGCGTTTCCTTTTCTTGATGTAGAGTACATGCTGATAGAGTTCATTAGAGGGCTCCTAAAAGCTGGCAAATTTTCTCTTGCAAGGAACTACCTGAAAGGAACAGGTACTGTTATTCTGGATTCAGAAAAAACTGAAAATCTGGTTATTCAAGCTGCGAGGGAATATTTCTTCTCAGCTTCAAGCCTTGCTTGCATTGAG ATATGGAAGGCTAAAGAATGCTTAAATCTCCTTCCAAACAATAAAAACGTGCAAGCAGAGTCTGACTTAATTGATGTGCTTACGATTAGACTTCCAAATCTTGGGGTGACTATTCTTCCAATGCAATTTAGGCAGATAAGAAACCCCATGGAAATTATTAACATGGCCATTGCAAGTCAAAATGGAGTTTATCTGAATGTGGACGAACTTATTGAAATTGCCAAGCTTCTTGGATTAAGATCTATTGATGATATAGCTTCTGTAGAAGAAGCTATAGCCAGAGAAGCTGCTGTTGCTGGTGATCTTCAACTGGCTTTTGATCTTTGTATTGCTTTGGCTAAAAAGGGCCATGGACCAGTTTGGGACTTATGTGCTGCCATTGCAAGGGGTCCTGATCTTGACAATATGGATTTGAGTTCTCGAAAGAAACTGTTAGGTTTTTCTTTGAGTCATTGTGATGAGGAGTCTGTTGGAGAATTACTTAATGCTTGGAAGGAAGTTGATCTGCAAAGTCAGTGTGAACGGCTAATGATTTCGACTCAGACTTGTCCTCCTAACTTCTCTGTTCAAGGCTCTTCAATTGTGTCACTTCCTGTACACAGTACCCAAGATATATTTGACCTTAGGGCAAGCTCTGAGCTTCTAAATAGCCCAACTCACAAATGCCAGGCTGATGACCagtttaattatcaaaatgttGAACACATACTTTCTCAAGTCAGCAAAAACTCATTTAGAGAAGATGGGATTAGCCTGGATTCTGTTTTGAGGGAAAACAGAAAAATCCTTGCATTTTCTGCATTAGAACTGCCTTGGCTTCAAGAATTGAGTGGAAATGCAAAATATTGCGAAAAAGCTATTCCTGGGGAACAAATTCCTTTTGGAAAAAATTACATTTCAACTAGGGCACAAGCATTGGTAACTATCTTGTATTGGTTGGCTGAGAATGATTTTGCTCCCAAGGATGATTTGATTGTCTCCCTTTCAAAAGCTGTTATGGAACCCCCTGTTACTGATGAGGAAGATGTTCTTGGATGCTCATTTCTGTTGAACCTTGCAGATGCTTTCCATggtgtggccataatagaggaACAATTGAATAGAAGAGAAGTGCATCATGAAGTATACAGTATTATGAACATAGGAATGATCTTTAGTTCACTTCACAACTCATGTGCTGGGTGCTCGAATCCTGATCAGAGAAGAAAGCTTTTGCTCCACAAATTTCAAGAGAGTCATGTTCCACTTAGATCAG ATGGGCTGGATCAGATTGATCAAGCGCAATCCACATTCTGGAGAGAGTGgataataaaattagaagagCAAAAACGGTTAGCTGATCAAGCAAGGACTCTAGAACAGCTAATTCCTGGAGTAGAAACTGCCCGCTTCTTAGCAGGGGATATCAAGTACATTAAGAGTGctattttttcctttgttgACTCAGTTAAGCTGGATAAAAGGCACATTCTCAAAGATGCTGTGATGCTGGCTGATAAGTTTGGGCTAAATCGGAGTGag GTACTGCTAAGATTCTTTGGCTGTGCCCTTGTTTCTTACCATTGGGAAAATGATGACATTCTAGCTGAAATATCGGAATTTAGGGAGGATATTGTCACTTGTGCAAAGGATGTCATTGATATGATCTCCTCAGTTGTATATCCTGAAATTGAAGGTCAAAACAAGGTGCGGCTTTCCTACATCTATAGTATCTTGTCCGCATGCTACTTACGGTTGAGGCGAACTGAAGATCCAGCAATGTTGGCATTATTGGATCAAGGACATAAGCACATGCTAGAAGcatttcaattttataaaattcttgAACAAGAATGccaaaaggttttttttattaatgcatTGAACTTCAAGAATATTGCGGATTTGAGTGATCTGAACTTTGAGCATTTCAATCAAGAAATCGTTAATAACATTCATGAATCTACTGTAGAACCTCTGGCTAACATGGTCCGTGTCCTTGTTGGCATTTATAATGATTCCAGTGAAAAGGGTCTGATATCATGGCAAGATGTTTATAAGCATCATGTTATAGGTCTTTTGGCATCTTTAGAGAGCAAAACTGCGTCAAGATCTGATTGTGTTGATCCTGGTGAACTGCACACTCTCATAGGGGAAATTGCATTGAGTTATGATAGTTGCAAGAAATATATTCGTGCACTGTCAGAATCAGATGCCTTGAACATACTTGGGAGGTACTGTACACTAAGTATTCCATGTAGTTTTTCTGGAAGTCTGAAGAATGAATCTATGTGGAAGAGCTGCTTGATTATGCTTTTgaatttttgggttaaaatgATCGATGATATTGTGGGGGGTGAAAATAATGAAGTGCCTTGTGAGAAGCCTGCTTACTTTGGTGTAAAGCATCTGTCAAGAAGCCTGAAGGTTTTCAAGAGGCTAGTGACAGAAGGTGAAATTTCTGCAAATCATGGCTGGTGCACTGTTTCTAGCTATTGTAAATCTATTCTTGCTTGTGGTTTGAGTGCTGATGTTTCAGTGTTCTGTCAGGCCATGGTTTTTTCGGGTTGTGGATTTAACTCTGTTGCTGAAGTTTATTATGATACAGAGCTGACCTCAACAAACTTGAGTTCAGATGACAAAGGAACACAGCTTATTGACTTGTACATCAATCTGTTGAGCAGAGTATTGTTAGATTTGAGCAGAGGAGTTTCTGAGCATCAGAAGTTGCATTTGCTGCTGTCATCACTAAGCAGATTTGGTGGAAAATATATAGAAGACCTTAAGAAGACCCGACATGCAGTTTGGGAAAAGTTGAGTGTGTTTTCTGACAACATGCAGCTGGAGAGTCACGTTAGGGTGTACACTCTGGAGTTAATGCAATCTGTCACTGGACAAAATCTGAAAAGTCTTCCCACTGAACTTGTCTCGCAGGTTGAACCATGGGATGCGTGGGACGGTTCCTTCTGGAAGAAAGACAGTGTGAGTACAGAACAAGGAGATAATGCACCCAGAAGCATCACAAGTAATTTGGTTGCTCTCAGATCAACTCAGCTGGCTGTGACAATTTcaccaaatataaaaatctcTCCAGAGGATCTGTTGACCCTTGAATCAGCAGTTTCTTGCTTCTTACATATATCACAATTCGCAACTTCCTTGGATGATCTCCATGTATTGCAATCTGTTCTTGAAGAATGGGGGGAGTTATTCTCTAGCAAAAGTGAGAAGGAAAAGACAAGTGAAAGCCTCGAGGAGTTGAATAACTGGAGCAGTGATGATTGGGATGAAGGTTGGGAAGACCTTCCTGAGGAGCCAATCCAAAGTGAAGGAAAGCAGGAAGGATCTGTCTGTGTTCAGCCCTTGCATAAATGTTGGATGGAGATCCTCAGGAGGCTCGTTGGGCTATCTCGATTGGATGCTGTATTGAAATTGCTTGACCGCTCGCTATCAAAGCGGGATGGTACATTGCTTGATGAAGATGATACTCAATGTTTATTGCAGCTCGTGCTTGAAATTGATTGTTTCACAGCTTTGAAAGTAGTGCTGCTGCTTCCTTACGAGGTTCCCCGAATCCATTGCTTGCACCTCATTGAGGCTAAACTCAAGGATGAAAGCATTTCTATGGTATCAGCTGCAGATGATGGCGAGTGTTTGATGCTTATAGCATACTCAGGAGTCTTGAGAGATATTACCAACAATCCAGCTTTCAAAAAAGTGTTCTCCTTCGTCTGCTATTCAGTTGGGCGCATTGCTCGACTCTGCCAAGAAGATCTTCTCAGGCGCAATGGTGATGGAAATAAGGCCACTCTAAATCAATCATTATTATTTGCCAGGGTTGTCTTTCCTAGTTTCGTATCGGAGCTTATCAAGGCACGCCAATATTTATTAGCCGGAACTTTTGTTTCTCAGTGGATGCACTTGCCAACATCTCTTACTCTTATCAATATAATCGAAGCCAGTCTCCGAAAATACTTGGAGGGCGAAGCCTTGCAAGCGCACGCTAGTAAAGTTCACGAACCAGGCCAGTCGGAAATGAACTCATATGGATCTCTAGTATGCACTGTTTCCTGTTTGAGAGATAAATTATCAACCCTTGTGCAATCGGCTTTGTCAGCTTTGCAAACTGACATTGTGAgataa